The Cryptomeria japonica chromosome 6, Sugi_1.0, whole genome shotgun sequence genomic interval ctgctagggctatgttgtttgaccaaaatatagaaacctaaTTTGGGTTGAAGCATCTAGGACAGctatgtacattcaaaatagatgtcctcattctcttctagACAATAAAACCCCTAaagaagcctttactggcaacAACCCTGAGATAAGTCAtttccggatctttgggtgtccaatctatattcatgtccccaaagaaaagaggtcaaagttagaaccttctagaaagaaaggagtatttgttgggtacagtgaaacctctaaagcctacagaatataCATACATAGTCAAAGACAAATTAAACTAagtagagatgtcatctttgaggaagacatagcattcaggaggtccaaacgctctaatgaattagaacaccaagatcctcctacaagcttggatgaggattccacccctgagattcagagggagacccctgaagatgttgagcatgaagttcaaggcttacctttagaagaaaattatcccgaaactaggaagagaccactttgggctaaaaagacgcttcaagaagctgaaaattatgctgctccaaaggggaccttcagagaaagtaagagacctaacctattttccagttatactgccttgatgagtgagatcattgatgtAGAACCTTCCTATGttggagatgcgctcaagcatcaagtttggaaagatgctatgtcagaagagtatcaatcagttctgaaaaatgatgtctgggatattgtgcctaggcctaaaagCAAATTTGTGGTATCTtttaaatggctcttcaaaatcaaacatgcagcagatggcagcattgaaaagcacaaagcaaggtttgttgccagaggtttctcacagaaagaaggtattgactatgaagagacatttgctcctattgccaaaTACACTTCTAtccgagcagttttggctattgcagcatctaaagaatggaaagtccatcaaatggatctcaagactgcttttctgaatggtaagattgaagaagaagtttatttggagcaacctgaaggttttgtgattcataaggctgaatcacatgtctgcagattaaagaaagctctttacgGACTAAAACAGgcccccaaagcatggtatgaaagaattgatcacaatctcttggaattagggtttttcaagaatgaagcagatccaaatctctactacaaggtaatcaatggtgaattattaattcttattctttatgttgatgatctacaaATCATAGGAcaggataattgtatttctcgatgtaagaaagaattagcctctgagtttgatatgaaagatttaggaattcttcactacttccttggattggaagtttggcagcaggcagatggtataatccttaatcaaggaaaatacaccattgatatactcaagagatttagaatgttggattgtagatccatgaccacacctatggagacaaatctacATAAGCTAAAGGAAACAGCTGCAGAATTTGAGTTTGcagatcctacactctacagacagattattggatctctgatgtatttggtaaacacaagacctgatatatgttatgttgtaaatgcactaagtcagttcatgtgtgaacccaaGGAAATACAActtgttgctgcaaagcatattctgagatatcttcgaggaactattagttttggtttgaaatataaacatgtataacttgacctacatggattcactgattctgattgggctggaagcatagttgacaggaaaaacacatcaggatgttgcttcagtttaggatcaggaatgatctcatggatatgtagaaaacagtcttcagatgctcagagttctacagaagctaAATaaattgcagcctccatgggagcaagagaagttgtatggctccggaaattgcttgtaggactgtttggtcagcccttaaatcctactatCATCTACTGTGACAgacagagttgcatcaagctttcaatgaatccaatatttcatgacaaatctaaacacattgagattccttatcactatgttcgagatatggtggaaaggaatgtgatctgactgaattatattagtacaggtgatcagattgcagacattcttaccaagcctctctccaggatcaagattgaacactttagagataaacttggtatggttgaaaatgttatttaattttgagatagagtctcatttattctgatatactaatatatttaaagatatttagtgtgtaaactcttttatttgttatgtgtgtgactccatgattgcatgggccttctgtgaacattattgaagggtgatgaTTTTTCAATAGTGAACACttttttcaaattgatattgtaaggtgacgattttacaattatcaatttaactatcttgatggatatcatgtgacttgatatctctGGACATGTCacgatagtatatatatctctaagacattatggtagatatctgttggttgatatcattaaataaaccataattatgatagagatcttcatggtgaatattatgaacataatatttgtggacatgccatgaaatcattatcagtatggtaggcatcatgtgacttgatgccaatGCACATacctatgagttatggtgagtatcatgagacttgatatttattgttgaaccatatctctgaatatcactatggtgtgatatctcctctcttcacaatcaatggatgaattgtgatgttttctctaacatgaaatgtgtcctccctagttaagagggagtgttaattttgtaacgtcagtcatactatttcatgcttccgatatatatattaatttgattacatatactaatatgttaacgttaactaatgataaataaaaccaaagttaatttatcgcgtttgaccaacgattacaccgttcatggtattgGGTGGTAAAgtgattctcaaacaagtcgcattCCTTCCGATCGGGTATGTAAACGGTGACTaatttatatactgtggtgagaggtacgtagggaagagatgtgtcttcccacgtgggaagacatatctcttcactacataacccctcatccacttatatagcatgcttacattgaggaggatgcacacactgaaattgataagtgtggtgcatctttaaaacacactatagcagataaaatacaactttcagatcatatctccatctcttctattttgatcacagaattttgaaagtACTTAACAGAAACAACATAAAGAACATTATGCATACCTGTCTTAGTGACTAGCAGAGGGCTTTCATCACCAGGCACATTAATAATTTTGCCTGATGAATATGCATCAGAGACTGCATGACTTGAGTCAGAAATTGCAGTTCGCTCATAATTAGAAGAGACATCATTTGGGCTGGCTTCTGAAGTGGGTCCGGAATTTTCCAGATCTGCTATAGGTTCAACGTCTTTTTTGTCATCTGAAATATACTTCATAGCATTCACTTCATTATCTTGGATATCACTTACCTCTTTTGTGAGATATTCAGTGGAAACTACTTTCTCAGTTGATAACACAGAAAAGTCTTCCACTTGCTCTGTTTTCTCATTTGTCAATGACTCGTTTGTTTCAAGCATTTCAGATCCTTTATCTTTCCTAATGCTTTCTGGTATTTGAGTGATATCCTCTACTGAAATTTTGTCATCAACTTCCTCAGTTAATGCAGCTTCTTCCCCAGACCCTACAGTCcctactttttcttcttcttgttcctcaAGATTCTCAGCTGCAACCTCTGCCTGAGATTCTACTAGCCTACCATTTTCCTGCAGTTTCTCCTTTTCTTCTAAAAGAGAAGAAATAACAGGATCTTTGCGAAAGAACAACTCAAAAGGATTTGAAGCAGCTCCAATTGAACCTTTATTAAGCACAATTTTAAAactttcctcctcttcctcatttTGCATTGTCAAATTCACCTTTCCCTTCTCAATACGCAATACTCTAACACTAACATTTTGTCCAATTTGTAATTCCATTTTTCCAGAAAGATTCTGAGATGCCTCGTTTGAACGAAGAAAGCCTTCTTCACCATCAGGAAGTGATATAAATGCTCCAGAGTTTACTATATTCTTGACATTCCCTTCTACAATTTGTCCTTGCTTCAATTTGGACCTCTTTTGAGTCACCTCTCTCTTTTCATTGCTGAATCGTCCAGCACCCTTTCCAATTTGAACAGGTCTAACACCGCCTTCTCCAGAATTAAGAGCAGAAGATTGTACTTGACTTGGCCTGTTTGAATCATCACTACTTTTCATTGATAGAGCAATACGTCCTGTTTCTAGTTTCACGTCTACTATCCTAACAGTCACCTCTTGCCCAACTGAAACAGCATCATTTATGTCTCTAACAAAGCTATCACTAAGCCTGGATATATGTACTAGTCCATCCATGGAAGCTCCAAAATCAACAAAAGCGCCAAATGGCTGTATTCTTCTAATTATCCCTGTAAAAGTTGCACCAGGAACCAATTCTTCATTTGGCACTCTTGGGTTCTCATTCCTGCTAATATTTCTAGTGAGTTTTGACTGTCCTGAACTCGAAGAATCTTTAGCAGCAACTGATTCAGTTTCTGATGATGAGCCAGATTCATATGATTTATCACCTTCTGATGGATTATCCACACCTCCACTTTGCCCAGCATCCTGATCAATGTCAATGTTTGGCTCCTCAAGCGTCACTTCTTTCCCAATTGATGCTGAAAGTCTGTGTAATATTGAGCCATGTCCTATGTTGGAATACCTCTCTCTCTGATAAAAAGTGAAATTATTTGAAAATGATCTCAAAGGTAATGTCTTATTTGATATCGCAGAAACTATGGAATTTTGGGGAGATACTGAACTTTTTGAATGCTTCCTGGTCCTTGTGTTAACAGTCCTTCCTGGCATATACTGGATAGTCCCGATGGGACAAAGAATTGCAGATAACATGCTTAAGTGACTCCTGAAAGTAAATGAGGTCTAGCTTGGAACCTACAAAGACTTCGCCCCTGAGACCATGCCTGTGTAAATGATTGGTCAAATAGTAAGTACAATAGAAAATATAACATCTTTCAAGT includes:
- the LOC131044221 gene encoding polyprotein of EF-Ts, chloroplastic isoform X1 — translated: MLSAILCPIGTIQYMPGRTVNTRTRKHSKSSVSPQNSIVSAISNKTLPLRSFSNNFTFYQRERYSNIGHGSILHRLSASIGKEVTLEEPNIDIDQDAGQSGGVDNPSEGDKSYESGSSSETESVAAKDSSSSGQSKLTRNISRNENPRVPNEELVPGATFTGIIRRIQPFGAFVDFGASMDGLVHISRLSDSFVRDINDAVSVGQEVTVRIVDVKLETGRIALSMKSSDDSNRPSQVQSSALNSGEGGVRPVQIGKGAGRFSNEKREVTQKRSKLKQGQIVEGNVKNIVNSGAFISLPDGEEGFLRSNEASQNLSGKMELQIGQNVSVRVLRIEKGKVNLTMQNEEEEESFKIVLNKGSIGAASNPFELFFRKDPVISSLLEEKEKLQENGRLVESQAEVAAENLEEQEEEKVGTVGSGEEAALTEEVDDKISVEDITQIPESIRKDKGSEMLETNESLTNEKTEQVEDFSVLSTEKVVSTEYLTKEVSDIQDNEVNAMKYISDDKKDVEPIADLENSGPTSEASPNDVSSNYERTAISDSSHAVSDAYSSGKIINVPGDESPLLVTKTETDTMAPTNSRVISAALVKRLREETGAGMMDCKKALTETGGDLEKASEFLRKKGLASAEKKATRIAAEGRIGSYIHDSRIGVLIEVNCETDFVARGEIFKELVEDMAMQIAASPNVQYVSVEDVSEDIVNKEREIELQKEDLLNKPAEIREKIVDGRIGKILKELTLLEQPYIKNDKIIVKDWIRQSIATLGENIRVRRFVQYNLGEGLEKKSQDFAAEIAAQTAANVSPSMLTEKPGTGAESSTIVEEIKPPVEKRTLISAALVKQLREETGAGMMDCKKALTETGGDLEKAQEFLRKKGLASADKKSGRIAAEGRVGSYIHDSRIGVLIEVNCETDFVARGDIFKQLVEDLAMQVVAYPQVQHVSVEDIPKKIVDKEREIEMQREDLLTKPENIREKIVEGRITKRLAEIALLEQPFIKDDSIRVKDFVKQAVASLGENIRVRRFIRYNLGEGIEKETKDLATEIAKQTTLKI
- the LOC131044221 gene encoding polyprotein of EF-Ts, chloroplastic isoform X2 — translated: MLSAILCPIGTIQYMPGRTVNTRTRKHSKSSVSPQNSIVSAISNKTLPLRSFSNNFTFYQRERYSNIGHGSILHRLSASIGKEVTLEEPNIDIDQDAGQSGGVDNPSEGDKSYESGSSSETESVAAKDSSSSGQSKLTRNISRNENPRVPNEELVPGATFTGIIRRIQPFGAFVDFGASMDGLVHISRLSDSFVRDINDAVSVGQEVTVRIVDVKLETGRIALSMKSSDDSNRPSQVQSSALNSGEGGVRPVQIGKGAGRFSNEKREVTQKRSKLKQGQIVEGNVKNIVNSGAFISLPDGEEGFLRSNEASQNLSGKMELQIGQNVSVRVLRIEKGKVNLTMQNEEEEESFKIVLNKGSIGAASNPFELFFRKDPVISSLLEEKEKLQENGRLVESQAEVAAENLEEQEEEKVGTVGSGEEAALTEEVDDKISVEDITQIPESIRKDKGSEMLETNESLTNEKTEQVEDFSVLSTEKVVSTEYLTKEVSDIQDNEVNAMKYISDDKKDVEPIADLENSGPTSEASPNDVSSNYERTAISDSSHAVSDAYSSGKIINVPGDESPLLVTKTDTMAPTNSRVISAALVKRLREETGAGMMDCKKALTETGGDLEKASEFLRKKGLASAEKKATRIAAEGRIGSYIHDSRIGVLIEVNCETDFVARGEIFKELVEDMAMQIAASPNVQYVSVEDVSEDIVNKEREIELQKEDLLNKPAEIREKIVDGRIGKILKELTLLEQPYIKNDKIIVKDWIRQSIATLGENIRVRRFVQYNLGEGLEKKSQDFAAEIAAQTAANVSPSMLTEKPGTGAESSTIVEEIKPPVEKRTLISAALVKQLREETGAGMMDCKKALTETGGDLEKAQEFLRKKGLASADKKSGRIAAEGRVGSYIHDSRIGVLIEVNCETDFVARGDIFKQLVEDLAMQVVAYPQVQHVSVEDIPKKIVDKEREIEMQREDLLTKPENIREKIVEGRITKRLAEIALLEQPFIKDDSIRVKDFVKQAVASLGENIRVRRFIRYNLGEGIEKETKDLATEIAKQTTLKI